The following are encoded in a window of Deinococcus sp. YIM 134068 genomic DNA:
- a CDS encoding heavy metal translocating P-type ATPase → MTSAPSTPGTSLRYFVERMDCADCARTVQSALTRLPGVETPQVNFTTQTLSLTLDEARLPRERLEQTLRSLGYPPTLEAAPATTSSVPLRYFVNNMDCADCANKVQGVVARLPGVGEPKVNFTTQTLSLTLDETRMPRAQLEQTLRSIGYPPEWQGEVNPVPGTSTPIAPRPARVELPWYQTGKGRNVLLTGGLLVLALLFSLIAPGFAFWAYAAATAIGTWPLLRKAVASARLGEPFTINTLISVAAIGAIAIGEAAEGALVVFLFAIGELLENVAAGRARAGIQALAALAPKTALLLEGGQTREVPVEGLQVGQFVRVQPGGRVPADGTITEGDSNLDDSPVTGESVPVHKRPGDPVYAGSINTDGVLTVRVDRGASDNTIARIIHLVEEAESSKAPTARFIDRFSRWYTPSAMLVALLFAVVPPLLFGQPWNEWIYKGVALLLIACPCALVLSVPAAVTSGISAGARRGLLIKGGAALETIGSVSTVAFDKTGTLTENKPQVTDVIGLRVPESEVVLLAAAVETGSAHPLAKAILARAQGQAIPAAQDAKAISGKAVIATVQGRALAVGSPRYAVEVASLSPDEQAQIARLEEQGKTVVVLLDGRQVLGLLAIRDEPRADAKEAVARLKELGVRSLMLTGDNVRTGNAIARDLGLEVEAELLPEDKLQRIAALKASGKVAMVGDGINDAPALAQSDVGIAMGGGTDVALETADAALLRHSVTGVAELVQLSRAVMTNIRQNVAFALGLKAIFLVTTLLGITGLWPAILSDTGATVLVTANALRLLRFKPGA, encoded by the coding sequence ATGACAAGTGCCCCCTCCACCCCGGGGACCTCCCTGCGCTACTTCGTGGAACGGATGGACTGCGCCGACTGCGCCCGCACGGTGCAGAGCGCCCTGACCCGGCTCCCTGGCGTGGAGACTCCGCAGGTCAACTTCACCACCCAGACGCTGAGCCTCACCCTGGACGAGGCCCGGTTACCCCGTGAGCGCTTGGAACAGACCCTGCGCTCCCTGGGGTATCCCCCCACCCTGGAAGCGGCCCCGGCGACGACCTCCAGCGTCCCCCTGCGCTACTTCGTGAACAACATGGACTGCGCCGACTGCGCCAACAAGGTGCAGGGCGTGGTCGCCCGACTGCCGGGAGTCGGCGAACCCAAGGTCAACTTCACCACCCAGACGCTCAGCCTAACGCTCGACGAGACCCGGATGCCCAGGGCCCAGCTCGAACAGACCCTGCGCTCCATCGGCTACCCACCGGAATGGCAGGGCGAGGTCAATCCTGTGCCCGGCACGAGCACTCCGATTGCTCCCCGTCCAGCCCGGGTGGAACTGCCCTGGTATCAGACGGGGAAGGGCCGCAACGTCTTGCTCACGGGTGGGCTGCTCGTCCTCGCCCTGCTGTTCAGCCTGATCGCGCCGGGGTTCGCCTTCTGGGCGTACGCGGCCGCGACCGCCATCGGCACCTGGCCGCTCCTCCGCAAGGCCGTCGCCAGTGCCCGCCTGGGGGAGCCCTTCACCATCAATACCCTGATCAGCGTGGCCGCCATCGGCGCCATCGCCATCGGGGAGGCGGCGGAAGGGGCACTCGTCGTCTTCCTCTTCGCCATCGGCGAGCTGCTGGAGAACGTCGCCGCCGGGCGGGCCAGGGCAGGGATTCAGGCGCTCGCGGCGTTGGCTCCCAAGACCGCCCTGCTGCTCGAAGGTGGTCAGACCCGCGAGGTGCCCGTCGAGGGGCTTCAGGTCGGCCAGTTCGTGAGGGTGCAACCGGGTGGCCGTGTCCCGGCGGACGGCACCATCACCGAGGGCGACTCCAACCTCGACGACTCCCCGGTGACGGGCGAGAGCGTCCCGGTTCACAAGCGCCCCGGCGATCCGGTCTACGCGGGCAGCATCAACACCGACGGGGTGCTGACCGTCCGGGTGGACCGGGGGGCTTCCGACAACACCATCGCCCGGATCATCCACCTGGTCGAGGAGGCCGAGAGCAGCAAGGCGCCCACCGCGCGCTTCATCGACCGTTTCTCCCGCTGGTACACCCCGTCGGCGATGCTGGTGGCCCTGCTCTTCGCCGTCGTCCCGCCTCTGCTGTTCGGCCAGCCCTGGAACGAGTGGATCTACAAGGGCGTGGCTCTGCTCCTGATCGCTTGCCCCTGCGCCTTGGTGCTGAGCGTTCCTGCCGCTGTCACCAGCGGGATCTCCGCCGGTGCCCGGCGTGGCCTGCTGATCAAGGGCGGCGCGGCGCTGGAGACCATCGGCAGCGTCTCGACGGTCGCTTTCGACAAGACCGGCACGCTGACCGAGAACAAGCCGCAGGTGACGGACGTGATCGGCCTGCGCGTTCCGGAGTCCGAGGTCGTCCTGCTCGCCGCCGCCGTGGAGACCGGCAGCGCGCACCCGCTCGCCAAGGCGATCCTCGCCCGTGCCCAGGGACAGGCCATCCCGGCTGCTCAGGACGCCAAAGCCATTTCCGGCAAGGCCGTGATTGCCACGGTGCAAGGACGTGCCCTGGCGGTGGGGTCCCCGCGCTACGCCGTGGAAGTGGCCTCCTTGAGCCCTGACGAGCAGGCGCAGATCGCCCGGCTGGAGGAGCAGGGTAAGACCGTGGTGGTGCTGCTCGACGGCCGCCAGGTGCTCGGTTTGCTCGCCATCCGGGATGAGCCGCGAGCGGACGCGAAAGAGGCGGTGGCCCGGCTGAAGGAGCTGGGCGTCCGTTCCCTCATGCTCACGGGCGACAACGTCCGCACCGGCAACGCCATCGCACGTGACCTGGGCCTGGAGGTCGAAGCCGAGCTGCTGCCGGAAGACAAGCTCCAGCGCATCGCCGCCTTGAAAGCCTCCGGCAAGGTGGCGATGGTCGGGGACGGCATCAACGATGCTCCTGCGCTCGCGCAGAGTGACGTGGGCATTGCGATGGGCGGGGGCACCGACGTGGCCCTGGAGACCGCCGACGCCGCCCTGCTGCGCCACTCGGTCACCGGGGTCGCGGAGCTGGTGCAACTCTCCCGCGCGGTGATGACCAACATCCGTCAGAACGTCGCCTTCGCCCTGGGACTCAAGGCGATCTTCCTCGTGACCACGCTGCTCGGCATCACCGGGTTGTGGCCCGCGATCCTCAGCGACACCGGCGCCACGGTGCTCGTCACCGCCAACGCCCTGCGCCTGCTGCGCTTCAAGCCCGGCGCGTGA
- a CDS encoding glutaredoxin family protein has translation MPPTVTVYTVPNCSSCEAVKRFLGSRGVPFTEKNVREDPAALAEMQARANVRIAPVTVIGEQAFYGIFDDQRPLLEAALQENGA, from the coding sequence ATGCCCCCGACCGTGACCGTCTACACCGTCCCCAACTGCTCGTCGTGCGAGGCCGTCAAACGCTTCCTGGGAAGCCGTGGCGTGCCGTTCACTGAGAAGAACGTCCGTGAGGACCCCGCCGCCCTGGCGGAGATGCAGGCCCGGGCCAACGTCCGCATCGCTCCGGTGACCGTGATCGGCGAGCAGGCCTTTTACGGCATCTTTGACGACCAGCGCCCCCTGCTGGAGGCGGCCCTGCAGGAGAATGGGGCATGA
- a CDS encoding ArsR/SmtB family transcription factor: MTTTTAPKIDRAADCEVHCVHPEAVARVEAGLPDDALIERATSLVKVVSDPTRLRILSALALEELCVCDLAVIAGINESTMSHQLRHLRALGLVTFKKVGRIAYYRLANDYTTRLIADMLAHARVM; encoded by the coding sequence ATGACGACCACGACCGCACCCAAGATCGACCGCGCGGCGGACTGCGAGGTCCACTGCGTCCACCCGGAGGCGGTGGCGCGGGTGGAGGCCGGGCTGCCTGACGACGCTTTGATTGAGCGCGCGACCAGCCTGGTCAAGGTGGTGTCTGACCCCACCCGGCTGCGTATCCTCTCGGCGCTGGCGCTGGAGGAGCTGTGCGTGTGCGACCTGGCGGTGATCGCGGGGATCAACGAGTCCACCATGAGTCACCAGCTTCGCCACCTGCGGGCACTGGGCCTGGTGACCTTCAAGAAGGTGGGACGGATCGCGTATTACCGGCTGGCGAACGATTACACCACGCGGCTGATCGCGGACATGCTGGCGCACGCCCGGGTCATGTGA
- a CDS encoding cation transporter: protein MSDSRTDDNAPHLDASQAADRRILWLVLLINLGQALAGAGVGVWASSTAVIGAALDNLADASVYGVSLYAVGRAATIKVRAARLSGWLLIGLAVLLFVEVLRRFFGGEEPIGPAMMTMAAVNAALNLVCLRLLRRHRGEDVNFKASAIFTSNDSLVNLAIVLSGALVLWLDSNLPDLVLGVIVSAIAANGGREILSEAAEAAEDARSEA, encoded by the coding sequence ATGAGCGATTCCCGGACAGACGACAACGCACCCCACCTCGACGCCAGCCAGGCGGCGGACCGCCGGATCCTGTGGCTGGTCCTGTTGATCAACCTCGGGCAAGCCCTGGCGGGCGCGGGTGTCGGCGTCTGGGCGTCGTCCACGGCCGTGATCGGCGCGGCCCTCGACAATCTGGCCGATGCGTCGGTGTACGGAGTCAGTCTTTACGCGGTGGGCCGCGCCGCCACCATCAAGGTGCGCGCCGCCCGCCTGTCCGGGTGGCTCCTGATCGGCCTGGCGGTACTGCTGTTCGTGGAGGTGCTGCGCCGGTTCTTCGGGGGTGAAGAGCCCATCGGCCCCGCGATGATGACGATGGCGGCGGTCAACGCGGCGCTGAACCTGGTCTGCTTGCGGCTGCTCAGGCGCCACCGGGGCGAGGACGTGAATTTCAAGGCGTCGGCCATCTTCACCAGCAACGACTCGCTCGTGAACCTCGCCATCGTGCTGTCCGGTGCGCTGGTGTTGTGGTTGGACTCGAACCTGCCCGACCTGGTGCTCGGCGTGATCGTGTCGGCCATCGCGGCCAACGGGGGCCGGGAGATCCTGTCCGAAGCCGCCGAGGCGGCGGAAGATGCCCGGTCGGAGGCTTGA